The window TTTGCTTATGTAATGTAATTATTAATATGatatatttgtttgtttatatgaaatgatttattttttatttttttatttttttgtgtgtttcaacttttaacaaataggaaaaatgggaagacaaaaagaaaagttttggcAACATGCTGAGCAACTTGATAGTTcacatttcaaatgcaaattttgtgaaaaacaagtttttggaGGGGTCACTCGACTCAAGTATCATTTAGCTAAGGTTAGTGGTCATGATGTTGCCTCTTGTGAAAAAGTATCAGATGATGTCCAAGCAGAAGTTCTTCTTGCTATTAATTCTGAATCAAGTAGTAAAAAGCGGAAGAGTTATACCAGTGGTGAGAGTATCGTTGGTTCTTCTCCTTTGACTCCTTTAACTATAACTAGTCAAAGGCAGTCCACAATGGAGGAAATGATCCCTAAGATGGACAAATCAACTTGGGAGAAATCTCttcgtgatttttttttttattaaaaataacatttttttcaaTGTTGTTCAATCAGATGCTTTCATCAATTTTGTGAAGTGCACAGCTCATTATGGTCCTAGTGTTCCTATTCCAAGTTATGGAACCCTTCGTGGAAGAATAATTCCTGAAGCAAGAAAGGACCTTGAAAAATATGctgaaaaagtaaaattttcttggaAGCAAACTGGTTGCATATTCATGTCTGATTCATGGACTGACTTGAAGAAGCGGTCTTTTCTTAATGTGATTGCTTATTCCCCGGGTGGTGCTCTCTTTTTGAAGTCAGAGGAGTGTTCTCATGCTAGATTGACTGCTtcttatatatttgatattcttgacagagagattcaaagtaTTGGCCCATATTTAGTGGTTCATCTAATTTCAGACAATGCATCCAATTATTCAAGTGCACTTGATATGCTTACTGAAAAGTATCGTTGGTTGTTTAAGACTCGATGTCCAGCCCATGGTATCAATCTAATGTTGAAGGATATCTATGAAAAGGTTTTTTGGGTTCAAGAGATTTTTGATGAGGCGAAAAGAATTATTGACTACTTGTACAAGTCAATAATTGTCTTATGGTTGATGAGGAGTTTCACAAACAAGGATCTAAAATATCCTTGCAAAACTAGATTTGCTTTAAACTTTTTAATGCTTCAATCAATTgttgaagtggaagagaagcTTAGACTCCTAGTTGCATCAGCTAAGTGGAGGAGTCTAAGAAATTCGAGATCTTTTGAAGCAAATCGAGTAGTGAACACGATTCAAAGGGAGTCATTTTGGaatgattcaaaagagattttgagatttatggaACCAATCATTCGAGTTCTCCGTTTGGTTGATAGTGATGGGGCTACATCAGGGTATTTGTATGAAGCAATAGAAAGAACAAGAGAGGTATTGGAGAAGCTTTATGAGGAAGACCACCGGTAtgaccaaattttgaaaatctttgataatagaaaagatgaaaatattttgggTATCATTCACTATGCAGCTACTGTTTTCAACCCCACTTATTTTTTCAGTGAAAGATTCAAAAAGATTCCTCAAATGAAAGATGCAACAGATTTCATTGGTGAGATAGTGGTTCCAcaagatgagaggagagaatattatGGACAGCTGGCAGTATACCACATGAAGTTTAGCACTCTTTTTACTCCCAGTGCCAAAATGATGATGGAACTAGTCATCCTCATAAGTGTAGTAattactttctttttaaaaattttagttCATTGTTTCTTATGTAAAAATTACTTGTCctttaaaattgtttatttatatatatatatatatatatttgccaATGACAGGGGTTTGGTGGCATATACAAGGTGATGCTATTCCTATCTTACAGAAGTATGCCATTCGAATATTGAGCCAACCATGTAGTTCTTCGgcttgtgagagaaattggagtgcCTGGGATGCAGCACAAACCAAAAAGAGGAATAGATTGTCAGCAGCGATGTTAGATGATTTAGTCTATGTGAGAATGAATTCATTGATGATGGAAAAAATGGGTGAACTTGAATAAAAAAACATGTTACCCATTAATTTTGACAATATTAGTGTCAATGATTTTGATCAGAGCATTGAGGACGTTGATAAAGAGCTAGAGAGATTgttggatgatgtggatgatagcATTGCTGAAGACTTGCTATTTGGTGCAAGTGCTAGTTTTACTAAGAACGAGACTCGACCCCCATATAGTGTATAATGATTTAGTTGAGTACTTAAGTTATGGTGAGGTAATAACTATTGTTAtgcttttgtggatgttttgctttatttagaatagtttttccttttaagcatgACTGATGGAATTAGGTGAGTCATGGACTCATGGATTGAATGAagtgattttgaacttttatgtTCCTACAGGATAATTGGTAGAAGCATTAAAACATGCATTAGAAATTGAATTACtgtaaccattgcttccatcactcaatgacaactttttcctagtttttttactgtattgtatatttgaactacaataattttctctttttaggtgtacatatcaagttaattacttaataaataaaatagatacaataaattataaaaataatatccgaattttttgcccgacttttaattttgtacttgaataattcccgaatccaaatccgatttttattttgtccgcttttttgaccgaacccttaaattaaccaatcgaattatttcgaataattcttcggccgaataattcccgaatccgaatttgctaactatgatctcACTTGATAATAACTTTTGTTTCCTGCATTTATTTTGGCATGATCTACCAATCATGAATATTCAATAATGTTAACAATGTCAGTGGATGACAGCCTCagctaattaattttttttttcttttcttttgacaagattttgTGTATGGCCGTGCATGATACACGGCACTATACATATAACCATTGAATGAGAGATGAGAGTCTTTCATCCAATCCCTTACCCTCGTCTAATGGCTGTGTGGATGGTCCTCCTAAACACAACCCccttaaccccccccccccctttcacacacaaccaaaaaaaagaagtatattTAGCCCCATATATAGGTTCAAATTCAATTGGTCACCATTGGTATAATTAGTATTCTAAATTCAATTTTGGAGCACAAATACAAATGGTAGCTACCTCGCAAGAGGGACGAGAGTAGTGTAAAAAGTTCCATGAGGGTggttgtaataccccgcttcttaaacccggtatgatttcgcggttgaaccggtttaaccatgcaggaaccgagccagaggaaattagagcggattccttatgggctatgatggcacgggtgaccttaaacaccggctggcccgacaagtccgagccagtgccagaagagacgggagtgcccaaaccgtgtacgtgcacctaccataaggttatgtacggataaaacaggtattatatccgtattttaaggtatatacgtatgctacatcgtatgcttggggtggggttcgcgccgaggtccgaacccgatcaaaatcccaagttttggctctcaggtgggtaggacaggtgggtgcacccacctgagtgacccatccaagtgcactattcacttaattaggaatggtatataaggctttatgattttcttttctttccatttattaccctcgtacgttggtgagaaaagtaaagaggagagagaaaagaaagggaagaagaaaggaagagaaggaagaggaagaaaagggggatttcagcggcgccgaagctcggtcttcccattccgatgccgggagagtgatcttcaactctagatctacagttggaggtaagaaaagttgggttttgtgaacattcaccatacccaagctttaaacccttgattcgagtatggtttcttgagattttgtaaaacccctttgaaatgatgaatctaaggtttaatagatgatttatgtgttgatcgtgaaggatttgaagagatattgacaaggtggaaagaacattgtgggtttgaagcgatttgaaaggtttgaagtcgttcttgagcaaagaaggtaagatggttttccctcacttgaatctaacctagatctaggttagaaccatcctataggaccttgaaggtgtgaagaatgggtggggaaaagacccatttgattccccaaaaaaatggagaaaataggaaggaaacagtgtcttttctgccaagatcggtgggtacaaccggtgggctcctacccgcctgtgggtacccacctgagaaggcaggggggccttcgggcccaaccggtgggtaccaccgacgggtacaaccggcgggcccctaatagccggtcctagcaagggggtccctggcccaaccgatgggtaccaccggcgggtactaccggcgggcccctacccgccggtcccaaccggtgggtaaaatcggtgggtagacagcccacctgtctgacccacccatgtggccttaaaggtgatccttatgtccgatcgaacccaaatcggacgtgtgaccttcttttgacgttctaaacacgattttgacatcggatttcattaattttgattctaaaatggtgaagtactaaccccgctcaattatgttaggttcactaaatcctacccgattcgctccggatctcacccgtaccgaacgggaatccttgtacactacaagtaaatggggagaggacgtttggccttgtttcaaggcatttgtttggcattcatttaattatatctaatctagtcatgtcatcatgaatatgctatatagattagtcattccacacattgatgtgcatatatgctatgtttacttttcaaattccaattgaatgagatgttatatgttgaatgtggacatcagggtgcataatgcattgatagactagatgccgtagtcgtcttggaaacgaatgcattggtggcccgtggaatgggacacggaggcactatgcagtcgtactattgtcatataggagcatgcggtattaggattctcaccatcccgtgctacgatccttcccaacaggggttaaggtgttgggttgccatttggggggaagcaggggtcgcggttgtcggacactgtggcggttaggcattacgcccgacgagtcatgtaggacagtcggcaaccccggtggtacattcaagNNNNNNNNNNNNNNNNNNNNctcgtgtgagagttgtgctgcgggacagcacttctgaggccgtgctgagctccacttctgaggccgagctgagctcttctatgtgatgccgagctgggcacagcccttgataccgagccgagctatgtactctgatggttttgatgatttcctgtatatacttgatatttgaattttattcttattgtgtaattatcatgccttcgggcccaaatgtatataattattgtatcaccattcgggtatcaagtatatgggatttattcacaggtaaaacttagtcttccgctgatctgatgaacttatgttagtgtgcgtatgctgtggtggaatacagtatctgatgatcctggcaggtttgggttaaccggtgttaactcggtcaccgctccggttcagtgtgaacgaggtgtgacaataATAGCCTTCAAAGAGTTTGAGGTTAGGCAggtgccacgagaagagaattCCAGTGCGGACGCATTGTCAtagttggccacctctgacttcatgGACCTTGGACAAttggtgtattttgaagtgttacCCCAACCAAGTActgaaagaccccaagaggtgtTACCCGTTGGTGAGAATGGacctagctggatggatgccataatcagGTACTTAAAAGGTGTACTCCCCAAAGATAGGGACAAGGCAAGGAAGATATGAATGTGGTCAACACGCTTCATGCTAAAAGATGAGACGTTGtataagatagggtttaccACACCATACCTCAAATGCCTGAATTTTGTCGACGTCGAGTACGCACTCCAAGAAGTatatgaagggatatgtggtcAACATCTTGGAGCCCGGTCCTTAGCCCACAAAGTGCTGAGGCAAGGCCAATTCTGGCCGACCTTGAGGAGGGATGCAGAAGAGTTCGTTAGGAAGTGCGTTAAGTGTCAGATGTTCATCCCCGTCCATCGGCAGCACTCTACTGAGCTTTCCTCCCTGTCAAGCGCGGTACCATTTgtcatgtggggaatggacatcctaggcccGTTCCCCCTAGCGACAAGGCAAAGAAAGTTTATTACGGTAGCaatagactacttcacgaagtgggtaGAAGCCGAAGCTCTGGCGACGATAATCGAAAAGAACGTAAGGTACTTCAAGAGAGAGTGGTGGT of the Macadamia integrifolia cultivar HAES 741 unplaced genomic scaffold, SCU_Mint_v3 scaffold3121, whole genome shotgun sequence genome contains:
- the LOC122067779 gene encoding uncharacterized protein LOC122067779, coding for MGRQKEKFWQHAEQLDSSHFKCKFCEKQVFGGVTRLKYHLAKVSGHDVASCEKVSDDVQAEVLLAINSESSSKKRKSYTSDAFINFVKCTAHYGPSVPIPSYGTLRGRIIPEARKDLEKYAEKVKFSWKQTGCIFMSDSWTDLKKRSFLNVIAYSPGGALFLKSEECSHARLTASYIFDILDREIQSIGPYLVVHLISDNASNYSSALDMLTEKYRWLFKTRCPAHGINLMLKDIYEKVFWVQEIFDEAKRIIDYLYKSIIVLWLMRSFTNKDLKYPCKTRFALNFLMLQSIVEVEEKLRLLVASAKWRSLRNSRSFEANRVVNTIQRESFWNDSKEILRFMEPIIRVLRLVDSDGATSGYLYEAIERTREVLEKLYEEDHRERFKKIPQMKDATDFIGEIVVPQDERREYYGQLASIEDVDKELERLLDDVDDSIAEDLLFGASASFTKNETRPPYSV